Proteins from one Chloroherpetonaceae bacterium genomic window:
- the porV gene encoding type IX secretion system outer membrane channel protein PorV, with protein MQNLFGQAKNSVFSFALLLSMILASSSVFAQDDSEPITQPKTITTAVPFLLISPDSRANGMGEANVAIADNASAMFWNPAGLGFQRGIDGNITHSNWLPAFNADLFYDYFSAKAHFEDIGTFGLAVTYLNLGTSEFTDERGNSRGSFKSYEFAITASYGVELDPSLAVGLGIRFINSVLTPQNVNVGEEVGTGQGRQLAFDLGVLWKPEFGLYLDNQFRFGLALANIGDKMTYIDQRQADPLPTTLRLGIAMTLVQDDYNSMIFATDFTKLLINRKFILDANGEFTGDPPIVDNVFKAMFTSWGSSGGGFSSITIGTGFEYWYGKPKLFAIRGGFFYEDANYGGRQYFTFGAGLRYDAVGIDFSYLSSIGQQQPLEGTVRFSILVNLESL; from the coding sequence ATGCAAAATCTTTTCGGCCAAGCCAAAAATTCGGTTTTTTCTTTTGCTTTGTTACTTTCAATGATCCTTGCTTCAAGTTCCGTTTTCGCTCAAGACGATTCCGAGCCGATAACACAGCCTAAAACGATTACTACCGCAGTTCCATTTCTACTCATCAGCCCTGATTCACGCGCCAATGGAATGGGAGAAGCCAATGTCGCGATTGCTGATAACGCAAGTGCAATGTTTTGGAATCCTGCCGGACTCGGATTTCAACGAGGTATCGATGGGAACATCACTCACTCAAATTGGTTGCCCGCCTTTAACGCAGATTTATTCTACGATTATTTTTCAGCGAAAGCTCATTTTGAAGATATAGGCACTTTTGGCCTTGCGGTTACTTATCTCAATTTGGGCACCAGTGAATTCACCGATGAACGAGGTAATTCACGAGGCTCCTTTAAAAGTTATGAATTTGCAATTACCGCCTCTTACGGGGTTGAGTTAGATCCGTCTTTGGCCGTTGGATTAGGAATTCGCTTTATTAATAGTGTGCTTACCCCGCAAAACGTTAATGTTGGTGAAGAAGTAGGTACCGGACAAGGGCGTCAACTTGCTTTTGATTTAGGTGTACTTTGGAAACCGGAGTTTGGATTATACCTTGATAACCAATTCCGTTTTGGATTGGCGCTCGCAAATATTGGGGATAAGATGACCTACATTGATCAACGCCAAGCTGACCCTTTGCCCACAACACTTCGACTTGGCATTGCAATGACTTTAGTGCAAGATGATTACAATTCAATGATTTTTGCAACCGACTTTACCAAACTCTTGATCAATCGTAAGTTCATTCTTGATGCGAATGGTGAGTTTACCGGTGACCCGCCTATTGTCGATAATGTATTTAAAGCTATGTTTACCTCTTGGGGTTCAAGTGGTGGCGGATTTAGCTCAATAACTATTGGTACGGGATTTGAATATTGGTATGGAAAACCCAAGCTTTTTGCCATTCGCGGTGGGTTTTTTTATGAAGATGCCAATTACGGCGGAAGACAATATTTTACCTTTGGCGCAGGTCTTCGTTATGACGCCGTCGGAATTGATTTCAGCTACCTTTCATCCATCGGTCAGCAACAGCCACTTGAAGGCACCGTTCGCTTTTCAATTCTTGTGAATTTAGAATCTCTTTAA
- a CDS encoding response regulator transcription factor has translation MQPATPVKSKSERKPSDKLRVAVIEDHKAFREGLSELLSISTGFYCAGTFSSIESALLDLTDADVLLLDIGLPGKSGIEGIPLLKEKFPSLQIVMMTVFEDDHHISRAIMAGANGYILKRTPASQILQALKDANSGGMPLTPIVAKRIALMYQQYAPTAPATTLSTRELEVLQLLSQGLKIGDVAEKLFLSPETVRNHTRNIYEKLHVHSKSEAVAKAIRQGLV, from the coding sequence ATGCAACCTGCAACGCCAGTAAAATCAAAATCAGAACGAAAACCTTCTGATAAGCTTCGTGTCGCAGTTATTGAAGATCATAAAGCGTTTCGTGAAGGTCTTTCAGAGCTTCTTTCAATTTCAACAGGATTTTATTGCGCCGGAACCTTCAGCTCCATTGAATCTGCTCTACTTGATTTAACCGATGCCGATGTTCTTTTGCTTGATATTGGGCTTCCGGGGAAATCGGGAATTGAAGGAATTCCTTTACTGAAAGAAAAATTTCCTTCACTTCAAATTGTGATGATGACGGTATTTGAAGATGATCATCACATTTCTCGCGCGATTATGGCAGGTGCAAACGGTTATATCTTAAAACGCACCCCAGCCTCGCAAATTTTGCAAGCTTTAAAAGATGCAAATAGTGGCGGCATGCCACTTACACCCATTGTCGCAAAGCGTATTGCACTAATGTATCAACAATACGCGCCAACAGCACCAGCGACAACACTTTCAACACGCGAATTAGAAGTCCTTCAACTCCTCTCCCAAGGGCTCAAAATCGGTGATGTGGCTGAAAAGCTTTTTTTAAGCCCAGAAACCGTTCGGAATCATACTCGTAACATTTACGAAAAACTTCATGTCCATTCAAAATCTGAGGCGGTTGCAAAGGCAATTCGTCAAGGACTGGTCTAA
- a CDS encoding S-adenosylmethionine:tRNA ribosyltransferase-isomerase, with product MSIEMPSFPHQLLMSDYSYELPPQRIALMPLENRDHSKLLLADAFLQKLNHHSFFELPQLLPPSSLLIRNNTRVISARLMMNKLSGGRVEILCTEPVLPSTDLTQSLFAKGTVRWKALVGGKKIFTGAKLSVASTIKLADSEKPLFLKAEIIEKSGSDAVIDFVWSPESLPFAAILETLGKIPLPPYIKRETTDSDTIRYQTVYAVNEGSVAAPTAGLHFTDRVFEGLRAKHIEIQDLTLHVGLGTFKPVESNDVLQHVMHREKISIPKSTIESLLQFLERPLSEERRLVAVGTTSARTLESLYWFGTKLIFRTGLKDTEISLGQWEVYKLMQEKPVRASAAFDAVLEWMLKHQLESAVGETQLFILPPYEFKVCNALITNFHQPESTLMLMVAAFLRNNFWREVYHEALAKDYRFLSYGDSSLLLT from the coding sequence ATGTCAATAGAAATGCCTTCTTTCCCTCATCAGCTCTTAATGAGCGATTATTCTTATGAACTTCCGCCACAAAGAATCGCCTTAATGCCTCTTGAAAATCGGGATCACAGCAAGTTGTTGCTTGCAGATGCCTTTTTACAAAAACTCAACCATCATTCCTTTTTCGAACTCCCGCAATTGCTACCGCCCTCAAGCTTATTGATTCGAAACAATACTCGTGTCATTTCTGCGCGTTTGATGATGAATAAACTATCGGGTGGGCGAGTAGAAATTTTATGTACTGAGCCCGTACTTCCTTCAACCGACCTAACCCAATCGCTTTTTGCCAAAGGCACTGTCAGGTGGAAAGCCCTTGTGGGAGGCAAAAAGATATTTACGGGTGCTAAACTTTCTGTGGCTTCAACAATTAAGCTAGCTGATTCCGAAAAGCCCCTATTTTTAAAGGCAGAAATTATTGAAAAGAGCGGATCGGATGCGGTTATTGATTTTGTTTGGTCTCCTGAAAGCTTGCCTTTCGCTGCCATTTTAGAAACATTGGGTAAAATCCCTTTGCCGCCTTACATCAAAAGGGAAACTACGGATAGTGATACCATTCGCTATCAAACTGTTTACGCCGTAAACGAGGGCTCTGTTGCTGCACCTACTGCAGGGCTTCACTTTACAGATCGAGTTTTTGAGGGGTTACGCGCGAAACACATTGAAATTCAAGACCTCACTCTTCATGTCGGACTTGGCACCTTTAAACCGGTTGAATCCAATGATGTTTTACAACATGTCATGCACCGTGAAAAAATTTCTATCCCAAAATCAACAATTGAATCCCTACTTCAATTTCTTGAACGCCCCTTAAGTGAGGAACGCCGGTTGGTTGCTGTTGGTACAACCTCAGCGCGAACCCTCGAATCATTGTATTGGTTTGGTACGAAATTGATTTTTAGAACGGGATTGAAAGACACTGAAATCTCTCTTGGTCAATGGGAAGTCTATAAATTAATGCAAGAAAAACCTGTTCGAGCTAGTGCTGCATTCGATGCGGTTCTTGAATGGATGCTTAAACATCAACTTGAATCTGCAGTAGGAGAAACTCAGTTATTCATTCTTCCGCCATATGAATTTAAGGTCTGTAATGCACTCATTACCAATTTTCACCAACCCGAGAGTACATTGATGTTAATGGTAGCAGCCTTTTTAAGAAATAATTTCTGGCGAGAGGTTTATCATGAAGCGCTCGCTAAGGACTATCGCTTTTTAAGCTATGGCGATTCTTCCCTTCTCTTGACTTAA